AAGCGGGTCAGCCAACGATTTCCTATTTTTGCTTAAGCCAGGTTGAtacttgcaaccaaaagacatCAACTTAATGCCACTGGTATAGCACGTAAATGGCTTCAAAATGGAactgttggacttccctggtggcgcagtggttgagaatctgcctgctaatgcaggggacacgggttcgagccctggtctgggaagatcccacatgccgcggagcagctgggcccgtgagccacaactactgagcctgcgcgtctggagcctgtgctccgcaacaagagaggccgcgacagtgagaggcccgcgcaccgcgatgaagagcggtccccgcaccgcgatgaagagtggcccccacttgccgcaactagagaaagccctcgcacgaaccgaagacccagcacagccaaaaaaaaaaaaaataaataaataaataaataaataaataaaataaaaataaaaataaaaaaaaaaaaaaaaaaaaaaaggaactgttgACTTTTATCCCCCAAACCGATGCCTTTCCTGCACTTCCCCATCTTGGTATATGGCACCACCATCCACCCAAGCCCTTGTCCTCCCACCCCATACCTAACCCAGCAACAAGCCCTGTCAATCCTACCGCCAACGTATATCTCAGGTCCATCTATTTCTCTTTACTTGCACTGCCACCCTAgtccaggccaccatcatctGTCACTTGGATCACTGCAAATAGTCTTATCAATGGTCTCTCTGCTTCAGTTCTTGTTCCCTCATAAATAGCAGCCAGGGTAATCTTTCAAAGACATGAgtgatcatgtcactcccttgtGTAAAACTCTTCAGTAATTTCCCATTGCACGTGGAATGAAATCCACGCTCTTTGCCAGGGCTGCTAATATCTGACACTTATCTACCTTGTAATGTCATCCTGCCTTCTTTCTATTTCACAAAGCTGCCAAGTTCATTTCTATCTCAGGGAACTTGCATTTGCTTCTCACTCTGTCTGGAAGGACCTACGTCTTCACATGGCTGTttccttctcatcattcaggTTGGGCCTCAATATCACCTCTCACAGAGGCCTTCCTTGAGTACCCTAGCTAAGGAAACATCTACCTCTCACTCCAATCCCAAATTGCTCTCTATCATTCAGTTTACCTCCTTCATGGCATTTTTCATGTAATTTTGAGTGAATCAGAAATAGACTAGCCATCATAAGCACTGTAGACCAGCTTTGGGTAAGCTCAATCCCTGATTGCATTAAGGTGATCTGCCTCTACTACTTgtcaaaattgaaaatatattctttcttgAGAAAGGCAACATGAGCCAGAGCTTCAAATTATCTCTACATTTTTTATACATGAtgtcaaattttaataaaaatttccaaacataCAAAGAGATATGAATTGAATCtacaaaatcaagagaaaaaaatgtatattagaaAGAGACCCACAGGAGACCCAGTTATTAGCATTATCAGACTTTTCAGTAACAGTGATTAATATGATcaacaaattaaatgaaaagatagAGATATtcagtagagaaatggaaaattattaaaaataaattctataacttaaaaatataaaaactgaaattgaGAACTCAACAGATGGGTTTGATAGCAGATTAGACACAACTGAAGTGTGAATTAGTGGGCTAGAaataggcaaaaagaaaacatcGAGACTAAAGTAAGGAGAGACTAAAGgatgaaaaaatacagaaaagaatgtAAGAGACATATGAAACACAGTGAAAATGTCTGAGTTATGTGTAATTAAAATCtcatgaaaggaaagagaaaataggtcAGATGCAATTTTCAAAGAAATGATGGTTGAGAATTTCCAAAACCAAAGAAAGACATCAAGTCATAGGTTGCATGAAGCACTATGAACTCTAGAcgaattaatacaaagaaaactgaattcaGACACATAATAgcaaaacttctgaaaactaaagacaaagagagaatgttaaaaacagccagaggaaaaaatatttatcttcaaAGAATATGCAGTAAGACTTGTAGCAGACTTCTACACAGAAACAATGGAAGCTGGAAGACAGTGAAATGAATGAGAACCTCAAATTGCTGAAGGAAAAAACtgccaatctagaattctatatccattaCTACTATGACCTCATCTTCTACTCTCCCCTGTACTTATTTAGTTCCAGTCATACTGGCTTCTTTGTTATTCCTTGTATATTCCAGACATGTTCACACCATAGATTCTTTGCATTGGCTGTTTCCTCTACTTGAGTCATTCTTCCATTAGATATTCATATGGCTATTGCCCTTATCACTTTCAAGTCTTTTCTCAAATATCACCATTTCAATGAGGCCTACCTTGAACACCCTACTTAAAACTGTAATCCACTTATTCCTGATCTTTCTTCCCTGaattattttctctatatattaTTACCTTCTGATAGATTATATACTTTATGATTTTTTGTCTCCCTTGACTTAAATATAAGCTGACAAATGTAATTgattggtttaaaaatatatttaaaataactctagctttttttaaaatcaggaggGTCATTAAGGATATTTAGTATGCCATGATGTCAGAAACAGAAGTCTCCCTTCATTGCTTGTTTACCCTTGTTCTGATTTTTCCATGTGTCTTTTATTGTAAGATAAGACTAATCCTCTCTGGAAGTAGATGggagagatagatagacagatggatagaAACTGATAGGTGTTTAAGTATGGATTTTTTCAGTTGCATGTTACAGGAAACCTAGCTAAAGTGACCTTAAAGAAAAAGGATATTTATTACCTTACAGAAGAAGTCATCCAGAGGCAAGCTTTCTCCTGTGTTAGTTCAAGACTGACATCAATTTGCTTTCCATTTTCACGTTTGATCACACTCAGCAGGCTGGTTGCTACAGTTTCACAAGAAGACATGAAAATATCTTGCTAAAGAGGGATAgtttcttcctctccatctcttttTAAGGGCTAAGAAACTCATCTTCTGCAGGGCTCTCAGCAGGCctctttcctttttcactgacCAGGACTGCATCACTAGGCCATTCCAAAACCATTTACAGGGGAGGACAATGAATTATTGTGATTGGCTTAGACTGATCATGATTCATCTGCTATGGTAGGAGGGGTCCAGACTCATGAGGCAGATGGCTGCTTTGATACCTGACGAAAATCAAGGTTCTGTCACTAAGAAAGGGAGTGCAGTTGGATGGGCAACCCATAGGATTCCTTACATAGCATCTCTCAGATTATCATTTTAATAGTCACTTTTCATCCTTGTGCTCACTCATCCTCACGGGTCCAGGGGTATTTTATCATTGTATTTTGCAGATGAAGGTCAGAGATGTTGGGTGACTTGCTGAAGATCATAAAGCTAAGACATGTCAAGATCCTGTTTGAGGTCCGCGCATGGATGTCCTATCTGTAGGTCTGTGATGGTTTAAAAAATTGGCCACAAAACTCATAAATGAATGTTCATGGCAGTATTATGCATAAGAGTCAAAGGTAGaaacgacctaaatgtccatcggctgataaatggataaacaaaatatggtatatacatataatgaaatatcatttggtcataaaaagaaatgaagttctgatacatgcttcaacacagatgaaccttgaaaacaattatgctaagtaaaagagaTAAGTCACAAAACACAATGtatgtgattccacttatgtgaaatgtccagaaaaagcaaatccactgagacaggaagtagattagtggttgccaggggctgggtagAGGGGTGGGAATATTGGGTAAAGTGAAAACTGAAGGATATAGGGTTTATTTttgcagtgatgaaaatgttctaaaattggttgtGGTGATGGGTTGAACATATACTCAAAGCCaatgaattttatactttaaatgagtgaattgtatgacatgtgaattttatctcaaactGTTACTAAAGAAACTGGCTGCAAATTGTTTGAAAAAATCCTCCTATGGAAAGGTGGGGTCTATGTCACCTACCCTTGTGACTGCTTTGACCGATAGAGTATGAGGGAAAAGACAACACGTGAATTCTGAGGCTCCACCTTGTAGCAGTTTCCACCTGGCTCTCTCTAGACTCTGGTTCTTGAGATGTTCCCTCTCAGAACCCAACTGCCATGCTGTGAGAAGCCCAAGTCACATTGAGAGGCCACATATCAGCCCTCCAGGTGGCATTCCCAGTTAAGCCCAGCCTTCAGCCATCCAAGGCCAGGAGCCAGACATGTGAGTGGAGGAGCCTCCAAATGATTCCAGTCCCCAGCCACTGAGTCTCCCCATTTGAGGCCTCAGACACCCTGGAGCAGGGACAAACCCTTCCCACTTGCTCTGTCCAAACTCCTGCCCCCGGAATCCATTAGCGTAGTAAACATGTGGTTTTATCCTACCAAGTTGGGGTGgtttattatgcagcaatagaaaaccagAGAGCCACCTTCCTCCTCCCAACTCTACAAGCCCCATCTCTGTCCCACCTGATTCCTTCTAGGTCCCTCAAGAGTCCCTCATTCAGGTGTCCTGGAGAAGCAGATGGTGCTCAGAACTGGGGAGGGCAAGGGTCCTTCTTTTCCCCGCACCCAGTTCTTTTCTGAGAGCATTTCCCTCACATTATATATGGTTGACGGCTTCACCTGTGGGTTCAAATTCCTGTTTTAATCCCCGAAACACCTGCATTGACACCTGTTTGCCCTGGCTCTGGGAATTGGGAAAAAGGCTCAGGTTTGTATAGATTTGCattattttaatggaaatttgCTGGGCTTCAGttaccctctgtctctgtctcttacccagacctctctcctgagctcATGACCTCAAGACCCGACTGCCTGCCAGGCCACTCCCCATTCCTCGTGATGTCCTAGAGCCCCTCGGACTCAGTGTGTCCATAGAGAACACATCATCTTCCCTTCAAAATCTGTTCCTCCTCCCATGTTTCTCCATCTCTGAAAAAGGAAAACCATCCATCCAGCAACCCAAGCCTGAAACCCAGTAATCATCTTCTCTATACTCACTCTTGGACCTTCTCACCCAGTACTTGGGCTTTAAACATCACCTGCACATTGACAACTCCTATATTTTTGCCTCCAGCCCTGACCTCTCCTCTGAACTTCTTTCCAGCATGTTCACCTGTCTCCTTGACATCTCCACATGGATGTCTGAAAGGTATCACAAACTTAATGTGTCCAACAGCTGCTCCTGGTTTGCCTTCCACAAATCGGGTTCTCTGGCAATGTCAACTCTATTCTCCCAATTGCATGAGCCACAAATTTGGACTTACCCTTGACTCCTCTTCTGCACCGCACATCCAGTAAGTCAGGAAATGCTGTTGGCTCTAATCAAAGTATATTCAGAATCCAACACTGCCCGGTGTGGCTCTACCACCCTAGAAGCCAATGTCATCTCTCCTCTGGATTATTGCAAAGGCGTCCTAACAGGTCCCCTGCTTCCAACTTTGCCGACATCCATTTCCCACATAGCCGCCTCATAATCCTTCTGATGAAGGCCAAGCCTGTCACTCCTCTGCTGGAAACCTCCActggcttcccatctcactcagaataGGAGTCCAAGTCCTGACGATGGCTGACATCATTTGGGCCCCTTATCTCTCCCTCCCATCACCTACTGCtgttttcctccctctttccagccaccctggcctcctTGCTTTTCCATGACACCCAAGACGCTCCTGTCACCAAGTCTTTGTGACTGCTGCTCCCTGTGCAAGAATGGGTTTCCTCAAGATATGTGTAAGGCTTCTTCTCtcgtttttctttcatttctgctcaACTCTTTCTAAAAGAGAATCCTTCCCTAGCTGCCCCGCACCCCACCTTGGCACTCTCTGTCCCCCTCGCCTGGCTTTGCTTTTCTCCGTAACACTTAACACCTGACTTCTCAGGCCCTGCTTGTTTATTACCTTCCTTCTCACAGTTGAACGGAAGCTCCATGAGCTTAGGGTTTTATCTGTCCTGTGCAAGCTGGGTCCTAGAACAGCTCCTAGATCACTAGTAGGCGCCTTCTTAATAGTCATCTGTGGAATGAAGGAATGATCCCACCAGCTCCCTCACCCATATCCAGTCAGCCACAAAGTCGTTTCTATTCTCCTGGACCCACCATTTCCTTCACACTCCCGAGTCAACGCCCTGGTTCTCCCCCGTCAACTATTGCAACTGTCTATTAACCAGGGTTCCTCCCTCTGTGCCCCATCCATTTAGGCTCTTGCTGCAGCCGcttaaaacattaattttgattattttcccccaatataaaaataatacatgttggTTAGAGATGTATCCGCTCCAGCCCTACACAGCTTAAACAGAACCTCACTGACTCTGATCCAGTGCTTCAGTTCCTGCTCCAAGAATTTGATTGTAGCCTCCTCAACTATGTCTAAGATGCTGTGTCAGGACGTTTACCAACTTGGTCAGAAGCTGATCTGCAGGCGGCCTCTGGAGCCCAGGGAAGAGTCTGAGAGTCGCATGGCTCGTTGTCTGAACACCCTCGACCTGGTGGCCCTGGGCGTGGGCAGCACCCTGGGAGCTGGTGTGTACATCCTGGCTGGAGAAGTGGCCAAGGACAAAGCTGGGCCAGCGATTGTCATCTGCTTCCTGGTGGCCGCCCTGTCTTCTGTGTTGTCTGGGCTCTGCTATGCCAAGTTTGGGGCCCAGGTACCATGCTCTGGTTCTGCGTTATCTCTACAGCTATGTCACAGTGGGACAACTGTGTGCCTTCATTACTGGCTGGAACCTCATACTGTCCTATGTCATCGGCTCTGCCAGCGTGGCCCGGGCCTGGAGCTCCGCTTTTGACAGCCTGATTGGGAACTACATCTCTCAGGTGTTACGGGGAACTTTCTCTCTTCATGTGCCCTACTTCCTGGCCAAGTACCCAGACTTTTTTGCTCTGGGTTTGGTACTGCTGCTTACGGGAGTACTGGTTCTGGGAGCTCGTGAGTCGGCCCTGGTTAACAAAGTGTTCACAGGCTTGAACCTCTTGGTTCTCAGCTTCATGATCATCTCTGGCTTCGTCAAGGGAGATCTGCATAACTGGCAGCTCACAGAACAGGACTACAAACTGGTCACATCTGGATCCAATGACACCTCTAGATTGGGCCCTCTGGGTTCTGGAGGGTTTGTGCCTTTTGGCTTCAATGGGATTTTCCAAGGAGCAGCTACATGTTTCTACGCATTTGTTGGTTTTGATGCCATTGCCACTACAGGGGAAGAAGCCCAGAATCCTCAGCGATCCATCCCCTTGagcattgtgatctcgctctgcATCTGCTTTCTGGCATATTCTGGGGTCTCGGCGGCACTCACCCTCATGGTGCCCTACTACCAGATTCATCCCGACAGCCCCTTACCACACGCTTTCTTGCATGTCGGCTGGGCCCCTGCCAGATATGCCGTGGCTGTTGGCACCCTCTGTGCTCTTACATCCAGCCTCCTGGGTGCCATGTTCCCTATGCCTCGTGTCATCTACTCAATGGCAGATGACGGGCTCCTTTTCCGGGGACTTGCCCGGATCCATGCCCGTACACGCACCCCCATCATGGCCACCTTGGCTTCTGGAACTCTTGCAGGGGTTATGGCATTACTTTTCGAGCTCAGTGATCTCGTGGACCTCATGTCAATCAGGACCCTGCTTGCTTATTCCCtggtgtctttttctgttcttgtCCTCAGGTACCAACCAGACCAGAATTTAAGCAAaattgagaaaacagagaaaggaacTGAGATGAAGCCTGTAGTTGAAGAAAGCCCTTTGGAATCTGTTCCTGAAGCAGGAACCTCAAAGATTCTAAAGAGTCTGTGTGACCCTATCAACACCATCCCCACTCGGAAATCTGGCCAGATTATCTATGGATGTGCCTCGCTGCTTGTTCTCCTGCTGACGGTCCTGAGCCTGATCCTGGCCCAGTGGCCCAGCCGTGTGTTCTCTGGAGACCCCGTGTACACAACACCGGCTGCGCTGCTGCTACTGTTCGTCACTGGGGTCACTGTCATCATTTGGAGGCAGCCCCAGAGCCCCACTCCTCTTCACTTCAAGGTCCCTGCTTTGCCTGTCCTCCCGCTGATGAGCATCTTTGTGAATGTCTACTTGATGATGCAGATGACGTCTGGGACTTGGGCCCAATTTGGTGTCTGGATGGTGATTGGATTTGTCATATACTTTGGATATGGGATCCGACACAGCTTGGAGGAGAATAATCGACAGCCGCCAGCCTCCAACTCCCAGACTTTTGATAAAAACATCCCTGGTGCTGAATCATCTTAACCACAGGCCATAGATGCTGTGTGGAATCCCGCCATGACTGGAGGTATCTTCTGGTTCAAGGGGGCACTTTGAGGCTCTATG
Above is a window of Balaenoptera acutorostrata chromosome 1, mBalAcu1.1, whole genome shotgun sequence DNA encoding:
- the LOC103004233 gene encoding LOW QUALITY PROTEIN: cationic amino acid transporter 3-like (The sequence of the model RefSeq protein was modified relative to this genomic sequence to represent the inferred CDS: deleted 1 base in 1 codon); the protein is MLCQDVYQLGQKLICRRPLEPREESESRMARCLNTLDLVALGVGSTLGAGVYILAGEVAKDKAGPAIVICFLVAALSSVLSGLCYAKFGAQVPCSGSAYLYSYVTVGQLCAFITGWNLILSYVIGSASVARAWSSAFDSLIGNYISQVLRGTFSLHVPYFLAKYPDFFALGLVLLLTGVLVLGARESALVNKVFTGLNLLVLSFMIISGFVKGDLHNWQLTEQDYKLVTSGSNDTSRLGPLGSGGFVPFGFNGIFQGAATCFYAFVGFDAIATTGEEAQNPQRSIPLSIVISLCICFLAYSGVSAALTLMVPYYQIHPDSPLPHAFLHVGWAPARYAVAVGTLCALTSSLLGAMFPMPRVIYSMADDGLLFRGLARIHARTRTPIMATLASGTLAGVMALLFELSDLVDLMSIRTLLAYSLVSFSVLVLRYQPDQNLSKIEKTEKGTEMKPVVEESPLESVPEAGTSKILKSLCDPINTIPTRKSGQIIYGCASLLVLLLTVLSLILAQWPSRVFSGDPVYTTPAALLLLFVTGVTVIIWRQPQSPTPLHFKVPALPVLPLMSIFVNVYLMMQMTSGTWAQFGVWMVIGFVIYFGYGIRHSLEENNRQPPASNSQTFDKNIPAPFQEPLNFLSFDGKWTPTAETGKSRPSLLASRWVRGSRRSFEELRPPWVWEPILGVPSCLPSARETPRRGLAPRGLGLVGAAARQAQVPSPPSPGRGPGRDNGRGSRGPGSPRAGEGAGLGPGAGALPARLGRAEGGEEFLCGSASGAARAGGAAQLCEAAAAAAAASARRGPGAQAGPPARGPPPPPARPPPLPRRRPRPALPTRGSPRGRTGCAAGEAGARRGPPGAGRLARGLAERTGGRAALQTQPPAAAAAAAAASALAEPRSEQQATRKVCARLRTEPEPEPGAGAPARPYSGRRARGCGRVPEPPPAQPGPCGPGARGAGPAAAGARPRESCAELRAGGRPGRGRCQRGPGRSEDPGPPAPRARPRVAAVAARGAEILLWVLGWLPEPLGKCAWQLESPFPDLVGLLALVGGFWW